In one window of Mercurialis annua linkage group LG4, ddMerAnnu1.2, whole genome shotgun sequence DNA:
- the LOC126676631 gene encoding non-specific lipid-transfer protein A-like: MTMRQLSRVFSLTFLVLIIGSAAIDPLPPCSSIINQLTPCISFLSRNVATPSPICCSGVRYLGNYSSNKGDRVSICQCIEGSESMFPLVDFSLISSLPANCGVRITLPPVTPSFNCTTA, translated from the exons ATGACAATGAGGCAGCTGAGCAGGGTTTTCAGTTTGACCTTCCTGGTACTGATTATAGGATCAGCGGCGATTGACCCGTTACCACCGTGCAGTTCAATAATAAATCAACTGACGCCGTGTATTTCTTTTTTGTCAAGAAACGTGGCAACTCCGTCGCCGATATGCTGCAGTGGTGTGAGATATTTGGGTAATTACTCGAGCAACAAGGGTGACAGAGTTTCTATCTGCCAATGCATTGAGGGATCGGAGTCAATGTTTCCGCTTGTTGACTTCTCTCTTATATCTTCACTTCCGGCCAACTGTGGAGTGCGTATAACTCTGCCGCCGGTTACTCCGTCGTTTAATTGCACCAC gGCGTGA